The following are encoded in a window of Campylobacter sp. MIT 12-8780 genomic DNA:
- a CDS encoding RNA pyrophosphohydrolase, translated as MTQAEKKYRLNVAAIVLSSTYPFECKIMLAKRNDIDNIWQFPQGGIDAGENPKSALLRELEEEIGTAEVEIISEYPKWLQYDFPSKVSEKMYPYDGQRQKYFLVRLKANARINLQTKEPEFEEYKFVDLKKLFTMIHHFKRPLYVKVIRYFQEKGFM; from the coding sequence TTGACACAAGCTGAGAAAAAATATAGATTAAATGTCGCTGCAATAGTGCTTTCAAGCACCTATCCTTTTGAGTGTAAGATCATGCTTGCAAAGCGAAATGATATAGATAATATTTGGCAATTCCCTCAAGGCGGTATTGATGCTGGAGAAAATCCCAAAAGTGCTTTATTAAGAGAGCTTGAAGAGGAGATAGGCACGGCTGAGGTTGAGATTATCAGCGAGTATCCAAAGTGGCTGCAGTATGATTTTCCAAGCAAGGTGAGCGAGAAAATGTATCCTTATGATGGGCAAAGACAAAAGTATTTTTTGGTGCGTTTAAAGGCAAATGCAAGGATAAATTTACAAACCAAAGAACCAGAATTTGAAGAGTATAAATTTGTAGATTTAAAAAAACTTTTTACGATGATCCATCATTTTAAAAGACCTTTATATGTTAAGGTGATTCGGTATTTTCAAGAGAAAGGATTTATGTAA
- the tatB gene encoding Sec-independent protein translocase protein TatB: MSMGEIIVIVIVAILVLGPDKLPSTIAQIAKIIKALKKQVNEAKESIEKELRISELKEESQKYKDEFSEYNQNIRKKLSFEEFDELKKEILADTNEIKKNLSTIEDDLKEAKKHINENNLSPNDTKETNQEAQEQKEVKHV, encoded by the coding sequence ATGAGTATGGGCGAGATCATCGTCATCGTTATCGTAGCGATCTTAGTCTTAGGACCTGATAAATTGCCAAGCACTATAGCGCAGATTGCTAAAATCATCAAAGCCCTTAAAAAGCAAGTTAATGAAGCTAAAGAAAGCATAGAAAAAGAACTAAGGATTAGCGAGCTTAAAGAAGAAAGCCAAAAATACAAAGATGAATTTTCAGAGTATAATCAAAACATAAGAAAAAAGCTTAGTTTTGAAGAATTTGACGAGCTAAAAAAAGAAATTCTAGCTGATACAAACGAGATTAAAAAAAATCTTAGCACTATAGAAGATGATTTAAAAGAGGCTAAAAAGCATATCAATGAGAACAATTTAAGTCCAAATGATACAAAAGAAACAAACCAAGAAGCTCAAGAGCAAAAAGAGGTAAAACATGTTTGA
- a CDS encoding aspartate kinase: MLIVQKYGGTSVGDLKRIEEVAKRVIKTKKEGAKLVVVVSAMSGVTNELIDYAHHFSKQPNAKDMDMLLSSGERVTSALLSIALNEQGYKALSFSGRKAGIITDSVFTKARIEKIDTRALQEALDDDYIVVVAGFQGVNEQGEVTTLGRGGSDLSAVALAGALRADLCEIYTDVDGVYTTDPRIEPKARKLDKISYEEMLELASLGAKVLQNRSVELAKKLDVKLITRSSFNNNEGTIITKEEGMEQALVSGIAMDKNQARVTLRQIEDKPGIAAEIFSALAARNINVDMIIQNVGVDGATNLGFTVPENELDLAKETMQNILGAKSLIETDKEVVKVSVVGVGMKSHSGVASAAFQCLADEGINIQMISTSEIKISMIVQEKYGELALRALHKVYKLDEK, from the coding sequence ATGCTTATCGTTCAAAAGTATGGTGGAACGAGCGTTGGGGACTTAAAACGCATAGAAGAAGTCGCCAAAAGGGTTATAAAGACAAAAAAAGAAGGCGCAAAGCTTGTGGTTGTCGTCTCTGCGATGAGTGGGGTGACAAACGAGCTTATAGATTACGCTCATCATTTTTCAAAACAGCCCAATGCCAAAGATATGGATATGCTCTTAAGTAGTGGTGAACGCGTTACTTCAGCTTTATTAAGCATAGCTTTAAATGAACAAGGCTATAAAGCTCTTTCTTTTTCAGGCAGAAAAGCTGGCATTATCACAGATAGCGTTTTTACTAAAGCAAGGATAGAAAAGATCGATACAAGAGCTTTGCAAGAAGCCTTAGATGATGATTATATCGTCGTTGTGGCTGGTTTTCAAGGCGTGAATGAACAAGGCGAAGTAACAACACTTGGACGCGGGGGAAGTGATTTGAGTGCTGTGGCTTTGGCGGGTGCTTTAAGGGCTGATTTGTGTGAAATTTATACTGATGTTGATGGAGTTTATACAACTGATCCGCGCATAGAACCAAAAGCAAGAAAGCTTGATAAAATTTCTTATGAAGAAATGCTTGAGCTTGCAAGTTTGGGGGCAAAAGTGCTTCAAAATCGTTCTGTAGAGCTGGCTAAAAAACTTGATGTAAAACTCATCACAAGAAGTAGTTTTAATAACAATGAAGGAACAATTATTACGAAAGAGGAAGGTATGGAACAAGCTTTAGTAAGTGGTATAGCTATGGATAAAAACCAAGCAAGAGTAACTTTAAGACAGATTGAAGATAAGCCCGGAATTGCAGCTGAAATTTTTTCAGCCCTTGCAGCAAGAAATATCAATGTTGATATGATTATTCAAAATGTCGGCGTTGATGGGGCGACAAATTTGGGTTTTACTGTGCCTGAAAATGAGCTTGATTTAGCCAAAGAAACAATGCAAAATATCTTAGGAGCTAAAAGCCTTATCGAAACAGACAAAGAAGTCGTAAAAGTTTCAGTTGTGGGTGTGGGTATGAAATCGCATTCTGGTGTAGCTTCAGCTGCTTTTCAGTGCCTTGCAGATGAGGGTATAAACATACAAATGATCTCCACAAGCGAGATTAAAATTTCAATGATAGTGCAAGAAAAATACGGCGAACTTGCCTTAAGAGCTTTACATAAAGTATATAAGCTGGATGAAAAATGA
- the hemW gene encoding radical SAM family heme chaperone HemW, with amino-acid sequence MHLYLHIPFCESKCHYCAFTSLATNKLEKPYMSALLEDIKTQIQNFNTQKQSIQTLFIGGGTPSVIKACFYEPIFEFLQPFLAPNAELTSEANPNSADKNWLKMMKSFGLNRISFGVQSFNEKKLHFLGRIHRFKEVLNALENANCVGFENINIDMIYDTKMDTKKMLDFELANLNSLKKLFTHISAYHLTIEKNTAFSKKLHYKKNASNLMKYFIKNIENLGLRQYEISNFGKKCQHNLAYWQGKNYIGCGLSSVGFKDDRRFYTKANLQSYIKEPCFRKIELLSKENLHLEHLFLGLRSCVGIDEKKLSQNELEKALFLSEKKKLIYKNHRFFNTNFLLSDEIVLFLQN; translated from the coding sequence TTGCATTTATATCTTCATATCCCATTTTGTGAAAGCAAATGTCATTATTGTGCCTTTACTTCTTTAGCCACAAATAAGCTTGAAAAGCCTTATATGTCAGCCTTGCTTGAAGACATAAAAACTCAAATACAAAATTTTAACACACAAAAACAAAGCATACAAACACTTTTCATCGGTGGAGGCACGCCAAGCGTGATTAAAGCTTGTTTTTATGAGCCTATTTTTGAGTTTTTGCAACCCTTTTTAGCCCCAAATGCTGAACTTACAAGCGAAGCTAATCCAAACTCAGCAGATAAAAATTGGCTTAAGATGATGAAAAGTTTTGGTTTAAATAGAATTTCTTTTGGCGTGCAAAGTTTTAATGAAAAAAAACTTCATTTTCTAGGACGCATACATCGCTTTAAAGAAGTGCTTAACGCTCTTGAAAATGCAAATTGTGTCGGCTTTGAAAATATAAATATCGATATGATTTATGATACAAAAATGGATACAAAAAAAATGCTTGATTTTGAGCTTGCAAATTTAAATTCTTTAAAAAAGCTTTTTACTCATATCAGTGCGTATCATCTTACCATAGAAAAAAACACCGCTTTTAGCAAGAAATTACATTATAAAAAAAATGCTTCAAATTTGATGAAATACTTTATCAAAAATATAGAAAATTTAGGCTTAAGGCAGTATGAGATAAGCAACTTTGGTAAAAAATGCCAGCACAATCTAGCCTATTGGCAAGGTAAAAACTATATAGGCTGTGGTTTAAGCAGTGTCGGCTTTAAAGATGATAGACGCTTTTATACCAAAGCCAATTTACAAAGCTATATCAAAGAGCCTTGTTTTAGGAAAATAGAGCTTTTAAGCAAAGAAAATTTGCACTTAGAGCATTTGTTTTTAGGACTAAGAAGTTGTGTGGGTATAGATGAAAAAAAACTAAGTCAAAATGAGCTTGAAAAAGCTTTGTTTTTAAGCGAGAAAAAAAAGCTTATCTACAAAAATCATCGTTTTTTTAATACAAATTTCTTGCTTAGTGATGAAATTGTCTTATTTTTGCAAAACTAA
- the tatC gene encoding twin-arginine translocase subunit TatC, whose translation MFEELRPHLIELRKRLFISVVVLLGFFIVCLFFNEYLISILTKPVRDALPELSNKMTFTELTEPIFTSMKVSFFAGFIFSLPVIFWQLWKFIAPGLYDNEKRMVIPFVVSATIMFLLGAGFCYFIAVPMAFAFLIHFGAVTQNLAPLISLGPYVGFFTKLMIAFGLAFEMPVLTFFLAKLNLVDDAFLKKHFRVAVLVIFIFSALMTPPDILSQFLMAGPLCLLYLLSIFIAKKINPAQKETLDEK comes from the coding sequence ATGTTTGAAGAACTTCGCCCTCATTTGATCGAGCTAAGAAAAAGGCTTTTTATCAGCGTTGTCGTGCTTCTTGGTTTTTTTATCGTGTGTTTGTTTTTTAATGAATACCTCATCAGCATTTTAACTAAACCTGTGCGTGATGCTTTGCCTGAGCTTTCAAACAAGATGACTTTTACAGAGCTTACCGAGCCTATCTTTACTTCGATGAAGGTGAGTTTTTTTGCGGGTTTTATCTTTTCTTTACCGGTGATTTTTTGGCAACTTTGGAAATTTATAGCTCCGGGGCTTTATGATAATGAAAAACGCATGGTTATCCCTTTTGTCGTTTCAGCTACTATTATGTTTTTACTTGGGGCTGGATTTTGTTATTTTATCGCTGTGCCTATGGCGTTTGCTTTTCTCATTCATTTTGGAGCTGTAACACAAAACTTAGCCCCGCTAATCAGCCTTGGACCTTATGTAGGCTTTTTTACAAAACTCATGATAGCCTTTGGCTTGGCTTTTGAAATGCCTGTATTGACTTTTTTTTTAGCAAAGCTTAATCTTGTTGATGATGCTTTTTTGAAAAAGCATTTTAGAGTAGCAGTGCTTGTGATCTTTATCTTTTCAGCCCTTATGACTCCACCTGATATACTTTCTCAGTTTTTGATGGCAGGACCTTTGTGCTTGTTGTATTTGCTTTCTATCTTTATCGCTAAGAAAATCAACCCAGCCCAAAAAGAAACGCTTGATGAGAAATGA